The Polaribacter tangerinus genome has a segment encoding these proteins:
- a CDS encoding RagB/SusD family nutrient uptake outer membrane protein, whose translation MLKKISVLLLMVLSVAITSCSEDYLETKPTDAISAGDALSTPENMALVLNGLHRLMYAQQGIIPGGSNSRAGMQYWVPMFDVMCGDLIHTARSNGWMRSELQWNTHTLETTSTVEQLWYQRYHFIASTNAIINKVKDDGLTIDANMNNILGQAYAYRAWAYHSLVTTYAKGYLIGNPSTDPGVPLLFKTEAPYTSEPRSTVQVIYDQINEDIATSIEFFKKASARVDKSQLDLNTAYGIKARIALSEGNWLAAADAASKARQGYPLLDEAGWKSGFNTTDLSEVIWGGRVIQTETTFFRSYFYYISPTFQGSQNRGNPKIINKEVYHMIPESDYRADLFLEKAPNTNGAAANGEGGSYQTDPNYNDKASFDQARRDNEAAWGITSRHNQHPYMHVKFRQKNPGTIDPDDVIYMRSSEMYLIEAEARAMLEDVQGAQAALKPLGEARDTAYDVTDFDTKEKLMEHIKFQRRVELYGEGFSWLDHIRWDEGIDLTNSGASEVLYQDGFKQDKPSVNNAWIWKIPQAEINANPNLTEADQN comes from the coding sequence ATGTTAAAAAAAATAAGTGTATTGTTATTGATGGTACTAAGTGTCGCAATAACATCATGTAGCGAAGATTATTTAGAAACTAAACCTACAGATGCAATATCTGCTGGAGATGCTTTATCAACTCCCGAAAATATGGCTTTGGTTTTAAATGGACTTCACCGATTAATGTACGCACAGCAAGGAATAATTCCCGGAGGCTCTAACAGTAGAGCAGGAATGCAATATTGGGTTCCCATGTTTGATGTAATGTGTGGAGATTTAATTCATACAGCTAGGTCTAATGGTTGGATGAGATCTGAACTTCAATGGAATACGCATACATTAGAAACAACATCTACAGTAGAGCAACTATGGTATCAACGTTACCACTTTATTGCAAGTACCAATGCAATTATAAATAAAGTAAAAGATGATGGTTTAACCATAGACGCGAATATGAACAATATTCTTGGACAAGCATACGCATACAGAGCATGGGCTTACCATTCTTTAGTAACTACCTATGCAAAAGGATATTTAATAGGTAACCCTTCTACAGACCCTGGTGTACCATTATTATTTAAAACTGAGGCACCATATACAAGTGAGCCAAGATCTACGGTACAGGTAATTTATGATCAAATTAACGAGGATATTGCAACTTCTATAGAGTTTTTTAAGAAAGCTTCTGCTAGAGTAGACAAGTCTCAATTAGATTTAAATACAGCTTATGGTATTAAGGCTAGAATAGCGTTATCTGAAGGAAATTGGTTAGCAGCAGCAGATGCTGCGTCCAAAGCTAGACAAGGTTATCCGTTGTTAGATGAGGCTGGATGGAAGTCTGGTTTTAACACTACAGATTTATCTGAAGTAATTTGGGGTGGTAGAGTTATACAAACTGAAACTACATTTTTCCGTTCTTACTTTTACTATATTTCTCCAACTTTCCAAGGAAGTCAGAATAGAGGAAACCCAAAAATTATTAATAAGGAAGTATATCACATGATACCGGAATCAGATTATAGAGCTGATTTATTTTTAGAAAAGGCTCCTAATACTAACGGTGCAGCAGCAAATGGAGAAGGCGGAAGTTATCAAACAGATCCAAATTACAATGATAAAGCTTCTTTTGACCAAGCAAGAAGAGATAATGAGGCTGCATGGGGAATTACCTCAAGGCATAACCAGCACCCATATATGCATGTGAAATTCAGACAAAAAAATCCAGGAACCATAGATCCGGATGATGTTATTTACATGCGTTCTTCTGAAATGTATTTGATAGAGGCAGAGGCAAGAGCTATGTTAGAAGATGTGCAAGGCGCACAAGCAGCTCTTAAACCTTTAGGAGAGGCAAGAGATACTGCTTATGATGTTACCGATTTTGATACGAAAGAGAAACTAATGGAACACATTAAGTTTCAAAGAAGAGTTGAGCTATATGGAGAAGGCTTCAGTTGGTTAGATCATATTCGATGGGACGAAGGAATCGATTTAACAAATTCTGGTGCTTCTGAAGTTTTATATCAAGACGGATTTAAGCAAGACAAGCCATCGGTAAATAATGCGTGGATTTGGAAAATTCCTCAAGCAGAAATTAATGCAAATCCGAACTTAACAGAAGCAGATCAAAATTAA
- a CDS encoding methylmalonyl-CoA mutase family protein, translated as MEQIQVYKPVNKVRIVTAAALFDGHDAAINIMRRIIQSTGVEVIHLGHDRSVEEVVNCAIQEDVNAIAITSYQGGHNEYFKYMFDLLKERNAGHIKIFGGGGGVILPEEIKELMDYGITRIYSPDDGRELGLQGMINDLVEKSDFPLGNELHVTLKDLENKKIESIARVISSAENFPDTAKETLRAIHQKNKNSTTPVLGITGTGGAGKSSLVDELVRRFLIDFPKKTIGLISVDPSKRKTGGALLGDRIRMNAINNERVYMRSLATRQSNLALSKYVNEAVEVLKAAAFDLIILETSGIGQSDTEIIEHSDASLYVMTPEFGAATQLEKIDMLDFADLVAINKFDKRGALDAVRDVKKQYMRNNNLWHIHVDDLPVYGTIASQFNDPGMNTLYKRVLDKLVEKTGADLKSDMKITKEMSEKIFVIPPARVRYLSEIAENNRAYDADVKKQYQVAQKLYGIYKTIESITNNTPTITKKGLNEDDILKTTTVDEKEFVKLLLTQFEKVKLNFNPLNWEIILNWQKKVQKYKDPIYSFKVRDKEIKIATHSESLSHSQIPKVALPKYEAWGDVLRWNLQENVPGEFPYTAGLYPFKRTGEDPTRMFAGEGGPERTNRRFHYVSLGMDAKRLSTAFDSVTLYGNDPGNRPDIYGKIGNAGVSICCLDDAKKLYSGFDLSHHMTSVSMTINGPAPMLLGFFMNAAIDQNCEKYIKEHQLESVVEAKLKETYDDKGLERPKYQGDLPKGNNGLGLMLLGLTGDLVLPKDVYEEIKANTLAQVRGTVQADILKEDQAQNTCIFSTEFALRLMGDVQEYFIEKQVRNFYSVSISGYHIAEAGANPITQLALTLSNGFTYVEYYLSRGMDINKFGPNLSFFFSNGIDPEYSVIGRVARKIWAKAMKYKYGANSRAQMLKYHIQTSGRSLHAQEIDFNDIRTTLQALYAINDNCNSLHTNAYDEAITTPTEESVRRAMAIQLIINKELGLTKNENPIQGAFIIEELTDLVEEAVLSEFDRITERGGVLGAMETMYQRSKIQEESLYYETLKHNGEFPIIGVNTFLSSKGSPTVQPAEVIRATEKEKRQQIKTKELLNKANPTKVAEQIAILQEAAIQNENLFEKLMEATKVCSLGQITEALFKVGGQYRRNM; from the coding sequence ATGGAACAAATACAAGTTTACAAACCTGTTAATAAAGTAAGAATTGTAACAGCTGCTGCACTTTTTGATGGTCATGATGCTGCAATAAACATAATGCGAAGAATTATACAATCTACTGGCGTAGAAGTAATTCACCTTGGCCATGACAGATCTGTAGAGGAGGTTGTAAATTGTGCTATTCAAGAAGATGTGAATGCAATTGCTATTACTTCTTACCAAGGTGGTCATAATGAGTATTTTAAATATATGTTCGATTTATTAAAAGAAAGAAATGCCGGACATATTAAAATTTTTGGTGGTGGTGGTGGTGTCATTCTTCCTGAAGAAATTAAAGAATTGATGGATTATGGAATTACTCGAATCTATTCTCCGGATGACGGTCGTGAGCTAGGGTTACAAGGAATGATAAACGACTTAGTAGAAAAATCTGACTTTCCTCTTGGCAATGAACTACATGTAACACTAAAAGACTTAGAAAATAAAAAGATAGAAAGTATTGCCAGAGTAATATCATCTGCTGAAAATTTTCCTGACACGGCTAAAGAAACATTACGTGCCATTCATCAAAAAAATAAAAATTCAACAACACCTGTTTTAGGAATTACAGGAACTGGTGGTGCGGGAAAATCATCATTGGTAGATGAACTTGTAAGAAGGTTTTTGATTGATTTTCCTAAAAAAACAATTGGATTAATTTCTGTAGATCCTTCAAAAAGAAAAACTGGTGGTGCACTTTTAGGCGATAGAATTCGAATGAATGCTATAAATAATGAGCGTGTTTATATGCGTTCTTTAGCTACAAGACAGTCTAACTTAGCACTTTCTAAATACGTAAATGAAGCCGTAGAAGTACTAAAAGCTGCTGCTTTCGATTTAATTATTCTTGAAACTTCTGGTATTGGGCAATCTGACACCGAAATTATAGAACATTCTGATGCATCTTTATATGTAATGACACCAGAATTTGGTGCGGCTACACAGCTAGAAAAAATAGATATGCTAGATTTTGCAGATTTAGTGGCCATTAATAAATTCGACAAAAGAGGCGCTTTAGATGCTGTTAGAGATGTAAAAAAACAGTATATGCGTAATAATAACCTATGGCATATTCACGTAGATGATTTACCTGTTTATGGTACCATTGCTTCTCAATTTAATGATCCAGGCATGAACACTTTGTACAAAAGGGTGCTAGATAAATTAGTGGAAAAAACAGGTGCCGATTTAAAATCTGACATGAAAATAACTAAAGAAATGTCAGAAAAAATATTTGTTATTCCACCTGCAAGAGTAAGATACCTCTCTGAAATTGCCGAAAATAACAGAGCATATGATGCCGATGTAAAAAAACAGTACCAAGTTGCTCAGAAGTTATACGGAATATATAAAACAATAGAATCCATCACCAATAATACTCCTACAATAACAAAAAAAGGATTAAATGAAGATGATATTTTAAAAACAACCACTGTTGACGAAAAAGAGTTTGTAAAACTTTTACTGACACAATTCGAAAAAGTTAAATTAAATTTTAACCCTTTAAATTGGGAAATCATTTTAAACTGGCAAAAAAAGGTTCAAAAATACAAAGACCCAATTTACAGTTTTAAAGTGAGAGATAAAGAAATAAAGATAGCTACTCATAGCGAGTCATTATCTCATTCTCAAATTCCGAAAGTTGCACTCCCAAAATATGAAGCTTGGGGAGATGTTTTAAGATGGAACTTACAAGAAAATGTTCCGGGAGAGTTTCCATACACCGCAGGCTTATATCCTTTTAAAAGAACTGGAGAAGATCCTACTAGAATGTTTGCTGGAGAAGGTGGCCCGGAGAGAACCAACAGACGCTTTCATTATGTTAGTTTAGGAATGGATGCAAAAAGACTCTCTACGGCATTCGATTCTGTAACTTTGTATGGTAATGACCCTGGAAACAGACCAGATATTTACGGAAAAATAGGAAATGCTGGAGTATCTATTTGTTGCTTAGACGATGCTAAAAAATTGTACTCTGGTTTCGACCTAAGTCATCATATGACTTCTGTTTCTATGACTATTAATGGACCTGCACCAATGCTATTGGGTTTCTTTATGAATGCTGCTATAGACCAAAACTGCGAAAAATACATTAAAGAACATCAACTAGAAAGTGTTGTAGAAGCCAAATTAAAAGAAACTTATGATGATAAAGGCTTAGAAAGACCAAAATATCAAGGAGACTTACCAAAAGGTAACAATGGACTAGGATTGATGCTCTTGGGCTTAACAGGAGATTTAGTGCTCCCAAAAGATGTATATGAAGAGATTAAAGCCAACACTCTAGCTCAAGTAAGAGGTACCGTTCAAGCGGATATCTTAAAAGAAGATCAAGCCCAAAACACCTGCATTTTTTCTACTGAATTTGCGTTGCGCTTAATGGGTGATGTTCAGGAATATTTTATAGAAAAACAAGTACGAAATTTCTATTCTGTATCCATATCTGGATATCATATTGCAGAGGCTGGCGCAAACCCAATTACACAATTAGCACTAACATTATCTAATGGATTTACCTATGTAGAATACTATTTAAGTCGCGGAATGGATATTAATAAGTTCGGCCCTAATTTATCTTTTTTCTTCTCAAACGGTATCGATCCAGAATATTCTGTAATTGGTCGTGTTGCACGCAAAATATGGGCAAAAGCTATGAAGTACAAATATGGTGCAAATTCTAGAGCTCAAATGTTAAAATACCATATTCAAACTTCTGGACGTTCGTTACATGCGCAAGAAATTGATTTTAATGATATTCGAACAACTTTACAAGCACTATATGCTATTAACGATAATTGCAATTCGCTGCATACCAATGCTTATGATGAAGCAATAACTACACCAACAGAAGAATCTGTAAGACGTGCCATGGCTATTCAGTTGATTATAAATAAAGAATTAGGTTTAACAAAAAATGAAAACCCTATTCAAGGAGCTTTTATAATTGAAGAATTGACAGATTTGGTTGAAGAGGCTGTATTATCAGAATTTGACAGGATTACAGAAAGAGGAGGTGTTTTAGGTGCGATGGAAACAATGTACCAACGTTCTAAAATTCAAGAGGAAAGTTTATACTATGAAACGCTAAAACACAATGGTGAGTTTCCAATTATTGGTGTTAATACTTTCTTGAGCTCTAAAGGCTCTCCAACAGTTCAACCTGCAGAGGTAATAAGAGCCACAGAAAAAGAAAAACGACAACAAATAAAAACAAAAGAATTACTAAATAAAGCCAATCCAACAAAGGTAGCTGAACAAATAGCAATTTTACAGGAAGCGGCAATTCAAAACGAAAATTTATTCGAAAAATTAATGGAAGCTACTAAAGTATGTTCTCTTGGACAAATTACAGAGGCTCTATTTAAGGTTGGTGGTCAGTACAGAAGAAACATGTAA
- a CDS encoding DUF4136 domain-containing protein, with product MKYLKLLTLVLVVVFASCKSVNVVVDYDANIDFNEYKTFAFYKTGIDKSNISDLDKKRILRAIEKALLAKGFVKSETPDMLVSIFTKSRERVNVNQQNFNNGWGWGWGFGWGWNPWMFGGMNTNVNVSQFTEGTLFIDFIDKNKKELVWQGVGTGALRIQNREKKEETINEFVAEIIARFPPGTKK from the coding sequence ATGAAATATTTAAAACTTTTAACACTCGTTCTTGTGGTAGTTTTTGCTTCTTGCAAATCTGTAAATGTTGTTGTTGATTATGACGCAAATATTGATTTTAATGAATATAAAACTTTTGCTTTTTACAAAACAGGAATAGATAAATCTAATATTTCAGACTTAGATAAGAAAAGAATACTAAGAGCCATTGAAAAAGCTCTGTTAGCAAAAGGGTTTGTTAAGTCCGAAACACCCGATATGTTGGTTAGTATTTTTACTAAGTCACGCGAAAGAGTTAATGTAAATCAGCAAAATTTTAACAACGGCTGGGGCTGGGGTTGGGGTTTTGGCTGGGGTTGGAATCCTTGGATGTTTGGCGGTATGAATACAAACGTTAATGTATCTCAGTTTACAGAGGGCACTCTCTTTATTGATTTTATAGATAAAAATAAAAAGGAATTGGTTTGGCAAGGAGTAGGTACCGGAGCACTTCGTATTCAGAATAGAGAAAAAAAGGAAGAAACGATTAATGAATTTGTGGCAGAAATTATTGCACGTTTTCCACCTGGAACTAAAAAGTAG
- a CDS encoding DUF4197 domain-containing protein — protein MVKRFLIFIMAIQLVGCAELQKAVNSLPSGGGLSQEQIGKGLKQALDNGIKNQVSKLTAKDGFYKNQLVKIALPPELQAVDKGLRKIGLSKLADEGLKVLNRAAEDAVKTATPIFVNAVKEMSFEDAKNILLGENNAATNYLKSKTSSDLYTSFEPVITNSFSKVGADKIWKKLVNKYNTIPFVTKVSPNLTTYVTKEALEGVFTMIELEEKGIREKSGLRNTTLLRQVFALQDNK, from the coding sequence ATGGTTAAAAGATTTTTAATTTTTATAATGGCAATTCAATTAGTTGGATGCGCCGAGTTGCAAAAGGCAGTTAATAGTTTACCGTCTGGAGGTGGCTTAAGTCAAGAACAAATAGGTAAAGGTTTAAAACAGGCTTTAGACAACGGAATTAAAAATCAGGTTTCTAAATTAACAGCAAAAGATGGTTTTTATAAAAATCAACTAGTAAAAATTGCACTGCCCCCTGAACTTCAGGCAGTAGATAAAGGATTGCGTAAAATTGGCCTTTCTAAACTAGCAGATGAAGGGTTAAAAGTTTTAAATAGAGCAGCAGAGGATGCTGTAAAAACAGCGACACCAATTTTTGTAAATGCTGTAAAAGAAATGTCTTTCGAAGATGCTAAAAATATTTTGTTAGGAGAAAACAATGCAGCCACAAATTATTTAAAATCTAAAACTAGTAGCGATTTATACACAAGTTTCGAACCTGTTATTACCAATTCTTTTTCTAAGGTTGGGGCAGATAAAATTTGGAAAAAATTAGTAAACAAGTACAATACAATTCCTTTTGTAACAAAAGTAAGTCCTAATTTAACAACATACGTTACTAAAGAAGCTCTAGAAGGAGTTTTTACAATGATTGAACTTGAAGAAAAGGGTATACGAGAAAAATCTGGATTGAGAAACACTACCTTATTAAGGCAAGTTTTTGCATTACAAGACAATAAATAA
- a CDS encoding SusC/RagA family TonB-linked outer membrane protein, with protein sequence MKQIYKSLLLLFLFTGSFTSLSAQQISISGKVSDVSGSLPGVSVLVKGTSTGTETDFDGNYKISAKKGAVLVFRYLGYKTVQKTVGNSTIINVTLSEDSSVLDEVVVVAYGTTTKEAFTGSADVVGSKDLALRNVTSPIAAIEGKATGVQITAASGQPGSSPGIIIRGVGTLNGSATPLYIVDGIQFEGSLNTINQDDIESMTILKDAASTALYGARAANGVVLITTKSGTKGRTQVSVSTQYGLVTRGIPEYDYVTPGQYYELMWEAYKNSLSGSNAATRASAEIYNRLGYNPFNVPNDQIVGTDGKLNPNAQVIYKSLDWYDVLDQVGTRVNHSVNVATGGDNHKVFFSTSYLDEQGYVITSKFDRITTRLNADFDVNKWLSLGGSANISVSESKGPPSRGGSIANPFGFAKSIGSIYPVYLNDLNGNLILDAAGNPIYDVGEGDTSLNIGSRPYNPGRHALAEAVLNDELNRNNTYGFRYYANFKILDGLDLRLNYGRDINEGINKSYENPIVGDGQPTARYGETRFRRDVQNFSQILTYKKSFNDVHNFDVTLGHENYDRAYSSNGGLATTETATGIYEFDNFSIPVRLSGSSTLKRVEGYFARLNYNFDNKYYISASARRDGSSSFSKQARWGNFYSVGGSWRIDQEKFMENVSFIDRLKLRASYGQVGNDNLGFFISQALYSITSNAGAPGLVFTDPGNNKLTWETVGSWDVALEFGLFNNFLEGSVEYYKKNSTDLLYNLPIPLSNGINTAPFNIADMYNSGFEVGLTGHLVNKNGFKWDLTLQASTFKNEITSLPDPFINGSKRWEEGRSRYDFFIFQSAGVDPANGDALYYKYEDDADGNRVPVLDANGVHETTNDWQDAGRAYADQTSIPDVLGSVSNNFSYKGFSLDLLFTYGIGGNFLDGGYSAMMHTGNFGNSYHPDALNSWKKPGDITDVPRLEVGNTDQVVGQSSRFLTDASFLALKNANIGYTFNKDVTDNFGVNSLKVYVSGENLFLKSRRTGLNPQYNLSGTTAGNDFNPSRIITFGLNVSF encoded by the coding sequence ATGAAACAAATTTACAAGAGTTTATTGTTGTTATTTCTGTTTACTGGAAGTTTTACTTCACTAAGTGCACAGCAAATTTCAATAAGTGGAAAAGTGTCGGATGTTTCGGGTTCACTTCCGGGTGTAAGTGTATTAGTTAAAGGAACATCAACTGGTACAGAGACAGATTTTGATGGAAACTACAAAATTAGCGCAAAGAAAGGTGCAGTTTTGGTGTTTAGATATTTAGGGTATAAAACTGTTCAAAAAACAGTAGGAAACTCTACTATTATAAATGTTACTTTAAGTGAAGATAGTAGCGTGCTAGATGAGGTTGTTGTTGTAGCATACGGAACTACAACCAAAGAGGCATTTACAGGTTCTGCAGATGTTGTAGGCTCGAAAGACTTAGCGTTAAGAAATGTAACTTCTCCAATTGCAGCAATAGAAGGAAAAGCTACAGGAGTTCAAATTACGGCTGCTTCTGGTCAGCCAGGTTCATCTCCAGGTATTATTATTAGAGGTGTTGGAACACTTAATGGTTCTGCTACACCTTTATATATAGTCGACGGAATTCAGTTTGAAGGTTCTTTAAATACGATCAATCAAGATGATATTGAATCTATGACAATTTTAAAGGATGCTGCATCAACAGCACTTTATGGAGCTCGTGCTGCAAATGGTGTTGTTTTAATTACCACTAAATCTGGTACTAAAGGAAGAACACAAGTAAGTGTGTCTACTCAGTATGGTTTAGTAACTAGAGGTATTCCTGAGTATGATTATGTTACTCCTGGTCAGTATTACGAGTTAATGTGGGAGGCTTATAAAAATTCCTTAAGCGGTTCAAATGCTGCAACAAGAGCTTCTGCAGAAATTTACAACAGATTAGGATACAACCCTTTTAATGTACCAAATGACCAAATAGTTGGTACCGATGGTAAATTAAACCCGAATGCACAAGTAATATATAAAAGTTTAGATTGGTACGATGTATTAGACCAAGTTGGTACAAGAGTGAATCATTCTGTTAATGTTGCTACTGGAGGTGATAATCATAAAGTGTTTTTCTCAACATCTTATCTAGATGAGCAAGGATATGTGATTACTTCAAAATTCGATCGTATTACAACACGTTTAAATGCAGATTTTGATGTAAATAAGTGGCTTTCTTTAGGAGGAAGCGCAAATATTTCTGTTTCAGAATCTAAAGGACCACCTTCTAGAGGAGGAAGTATTGCAAACCCATTCGGTTTTGCAAAAAGCATTGGTTCTATTTATCCTGTATACTTAAATGACTTAAATGGTAATTTAATACTAGATGCTGCTGGTAATCCAATTTATGATGTTGGTGAAGGAGATACTTCTTTAAACATTGGTTCTAGACCATACAATCCTGGTCGTCATGCATTAGCAGAAGCAGTTTTAAACGATGAGTTAAACAGAAATAATACTTATGGTTTTAGATATTATGCTAATTTCAAAATATTAGATGGTTTAGATTTAAGATTAAACTATGGTAGAGATATCAACGAAGGAATAAATAAAAGTTATGAAAATCCTATTGTAGGTGATGGACAACCAACAGCAAGATATGGAGAAACAAGGTTTAGAAGAGATGTTCAGAATTTCTCTCAAATTTTGACATACAAAAAATCTTTTAATGATGTACATAATTTTGATGTTACTTTAGGTCATGAAAATTATGACAGAGCATACTCTAGTAACGGAGGTTTAGCTACAACAGAAACAGCTACAGGTATTTATGAATTTGATAATTTTTCTATACCAGTTAGGTTAAGTGGTTCTAGTACTCTAAAAAGAGTTGAAGGATATTTTGCAAGATTAAACTATAATTTCGATAACAAATATTACATCAGTGCATCTGCAAGAAGAGATGGTTCATCTTCTTTTAGCAAACAAGCAAGATGGGGTAATTTTTACTCGGTAGGTGGTTCTTGGAGAATAGATCAAGAGAAATTTATGGAAAATGTATCATTTATAGACCGTCTTAAATTAAGAGCTTCTTATGGTCAAGTAGGAAATGATAATTTAGGATTCTTTATTTCTCAAGCCTTATATTCTATTACTTCAAATGCAGGTGCCCCTGGATTGGTATTTACAGATCCAGGTAACAACAAGTTAACTTGGGAAACTGTAGGTAGCTGGGATGTTGCTTTAGAATTCGGGTTGTTTAACAATTTCTTAGAGGGTTCTGTAGAATATTACAAGAAAAACTCAACAGACTTATTATACAATTTACCAATTCCTTTATCTAACGGAATAAATACTGCACCATTTAACATAGCAGATATGTATAATTCTGGTTTTGAAGTTGGTTTAACAGGTCACTTAGTAAATAAAAATGGCTTTAAATGGGACTTAACTTTACAAGCCTCTACTTTTAAGAATGAAATTACATCATTACCAGATCCATTTATCAACGGCTCTAAAAGATGGGAAGAAGGAAGATCTAGATATGATTTCTTTATTTTTCAATCTGCAGGAGTGGATCCAGCAAATGGGGATGCATTGTATTACAAATATGAAGATGATGCAGATGGTAACAGAGTTCCGGTATTAGACGCAAACGGAGTTCATGAAACTACCAACGATTGGCAAGATGCAGGGAGAGCTTATGCAGACCAAACCTCAATTCCAGATGTTTTAGGTTCAGTTTCAAATAATTTTAGCTACAAAGGATTTTCGCTAGACTTACTGTTTACATACGGTATTGGAGGAAACTTTTTAGATGGTGGATATTCTGCTATGATGCATACGGGTAACTTTGGTAACTCTTATCACCCAGATGCATTAAATTCTTGGAAAAAGCCTGGAGACATTACAGACGTTCCTAGGTTAGAGGTTGGAAACACAGATCAAGTTGTAGGACAATCTTCAAGATTTTTAACAGATGCTTCATTTTTAGCACTTAAGAATGCGAATATTGGATATACTTTTAATAAAGATGTAACAGATAATTTTGGAGTAAATAGCTTAAAAGTATATGTATCAGGAGAAAACTTATTCTTAAAAAGTAGAAGAACAGGTTTAAACCCTCAGTATAACCTATCTGGTACAACTGCAGGAAACGATTTTAATCCTTCTAGAATTATAACTTTTGGTTTAAATGTATCTTTTTAA
- a CDS encoding sigma-70 family RNA polymerase sigma factor, whose protein sequence is MNTQQIWTLYAQDLKNFILSKVKDKSIADDILQDTFIKIHTKKHTLKDVLKLKSWCFSVARNSIKNYWRNQQNTEEINELELADTQKLNKHTEQDCLEGILKSLPKKYRTPLFLSDIKGIKQQEIAKRLQQSLPATKSQIQRARKLIAKGFMDCCGFIQNEKGVLVGEIKEKKDCKICS, encoded by the coding sequence ATGAATACACAACAAATTTGGACTTTATACGCACAAGACTTAAAAAACTTTATACTTAGTAAAGTAAAAGACAAGAGTATTGCTGATGATATTTTACAAGATACTTTTATAAAAATTCATACAAAAAAACATACTTTAAAAGATGTTTTAAAATTAAAATCTTGGTGTTTTTCTGTAGCAAGAAACTCTATTAAAAACTATTGGAGAAACCAACAAAATACAGAAGAAATAAATGAACTAGAATTGGCAGATACTCAAAAATTAAACAAACATACCGAACAGGATTGCTTGGAAGGTATTTTAAAATCTTTACCTAAAAAATACCGAACTCCACTTTTCTTATCAGACATTAAAGGGATAAAACAACAAGAAATTGCGAAACGACTTCAGCAGAGTTTACCAGCCACAAAATCTCAAATACAAAGAGCTAGAAAACTAATAGCAAAAGGATTTATGGATTGCTGTGGTTTTATCCAAAATGAAAAAGGAGTTTTAGTAGGTGAAATTAAAGAAAAAAAGGATTGTAAAATCTGTAGCTAA
- a CDS encoding DUF5522 domain-containing protein, translated as MYNKRIPLEDGDFYFNEQGYRVFTKQFHLKRGFCCKSGCKHCPYGYDKNTDSFLK; from the coding sequence ATGTACAATAAGCGAATTCCTTTAGAGGATGGAGATTTCTATTTTAACGAACAAGGTTACAGAGTTTTTACAAAGCAATTTCATTTAAAAAGAGGTTTTTGTTGTAAAAGTGGTTGTAAACATTGTCCGTATGGATATGATAAAAATACAGATTCATTTTTGAAGTAA